From the genome of Dehalococcoidia bacterium:
AGTGGTTGCGGCTCAACGTGCTCATGCAGGTAGCGACCAGGTCACCCATGCCCGCCAGTCCAGCGAACGTCGCAGGGTTGGCCCCGGCCGCAACGCCCAGCCGGGCGATCTCCGCCAGCCCGCGAGTGATGAAGGTGGCCTTCGTGTTGTCTCCGAATCCCATCCCGTCGCACATCCCAGCGCCCAGAGCGATGATGTTCTTCAGCGCTCCCGCCAGCTCGACGCCAACGAGGTCGTCGTTGGTGTAGACGCGGAAGGTGGACGAGTTGATGATCGTCTGCGCTTCAGTTGCGGCGGCAGGGTCGTTGGACGCCACCACCGTGGAGGCAGGCATCGACCTGATGATCTCACGGGCGAGATTGGGGCCTGAAAGAGCGCACACACCGTGATCGAGCGACAGTATCTCCTCGTTGATTACCTCGCTCATGCGCTTGACGCTGGACAGCTCCAGTCCTTTGGCAGCGTTAACTACGACCGTGCTGTTCGGGATGGCGTGGGCGACTGCGCGGGCGTTGGTCCTCAGTGTCTGTGAGGGCACCGCGAATATGGTCAGGTCAGCGGAGTCGTGGGCCTCTACGGGATCGGCCAGCGCGTGCATCGACTCCGGGAACTG
Proteins encoded in this window:
- a CDS encoding NAD(P)-dependent glycerol-3-phosphate dehydrogenase, which encodes MAIVTAVGATSWGTTLGIILAREGHEVRLLARTEEEAASIESARENARFVPGVQFPESMHALADPVEAHDSADLTIFAVPSQTLRTNARAVAHAIPNSTVVVNAAKGLELSSVKRMSEVINEEILSLDHGVCALSGPNLAREIIRSMPASTVVASNDPAAATEAQTIINSSTFRVYTNDDLVGVELAGALKNIIALGAGMCDGMGFGDNTKATFITRGLAEIARLGVAAGANPATFAGLAGMGDLVATCMSTLSRNHYFGTQIASGKTLEQVRSDMDSVAEGVDTTRAALDLAESLGVEMPIAQATNSVLFGGVSVPQAVQNLMGREPRAE